The following proteins are co-located in the Paludibaculum fermentans genome:
- the mutS gene encoding DNA mismatch repair protein MutS — MAGEPTTPLMRQYHAAKQQAPNALMLFRLGDFYELFFDDAVTAAKELEITLTSRNKEKGEPVPMCGVPAHAAENYIARLIQKGYRVAICDQMEDPRQTKKIVRREITRIITPGTVTEAALLRSHENNFLAAVAYKGDRAGLAYVDISTGEFRATEMDQADAAASLEQLKVRELLVPEGSGKAPEGRWVKTPVDAWTFTTDYAEQSLKDHFQLLVLDGVGLADKRLAVSAAGAILAYLRETQKSALDHLDRPAYFDRAGAMLLDAVTVRNLELVEPMFSADLDAKRDSTLLSVLDLTQTGMGGRLLQRRLLRPSLDRAEIEARLDAVEWLRSATVERAKLREVMGGMLDVERLLSRIAVGTANPRDALGLGRTLARIPLLRPLLEKATATLLSAVREQLDDVAEVRDKILAAIADEPPVTLNDGGVVRAGYNAELDELRNLAKNSRQIIAAIELRERERTGIGSLKVRFNNVFGFYIEISNANKHLAPADYERKQTLVNAERFTTPELKELESKVLDAEDKANELERAIFAEVRAEAAAQSGRIRATASAVAEIDFYCSLAQASLDHRYTRPKFSAQSGELRIAGGRHPVIERLTEKDAQRFIPNDLYLDQEKSRIAIITGPNMGGKSTYLRQAALIAVMAQMGSFVPATEAVLPLVDRVFTRIGASDNLARGRSTFMVEMTETAVILNTATSNSLIVLDEIGRGTATYDGLSLAWAVIEHIHERIGAYTLFATHYHELTELADKLDGIRNLHVSVKEVGDQVIFLRKVEPGSADKSYGIEVARLAALPMAVIERAREILSLHEKTEHKVSEQLEGPRRKSKPEPSFQIQLFEPVGYQIAERIRALDIDNLKPIEALQLLAELKAELNG; from the coding sequence GTGGCCGGCGAACCGACTACGCCGCTGATGCGGCAATATCACGCCGCCAAACAGCAGGCTCCGAATGCCCTGATGCTGTTCCGCCTGGGCGATTTCTATGAGCTGTTCTTTGACGATGCCGTGACGGCCGCCAAAGAGCTCGAGATTACGCTCACCTCCCGGAATAAAGAAAAAGGCGAGCCCGTGCCGATGTGCGGGGTGCCCGCGCATGCCGCTGAGAATTACATTGCGCGCCTGATCCAGAAGGGCTACCGCGTGGCCATCTGCGATCAGATGGAAGACCCGCGGCAGACCAAGAAGATTGTGCGGCGCGAGATTACGCGCATCATCACTCCGGGCACTGTGACCGAGGCGGCGCTGCTGCGGTCGCACGAGAACAACTTCCTGGCCGCTGTCGCTTATAAGGGCGACCGGGCCGGGCTGGCTTACGTCGATATCTCCACCGGCGAGTTTCGTGCTACCGAGATGGACCAGGCCGATGCGGCTGCGTCCCTGGAACAGTTGAAGGTCCGGGAACTGCTGGTGCCCGAGGGGTCCGGGAAGGCTCCGGAGGGGCGGTGGGTGAAGACTCCGGTGGACGCGTGGACGTTCACCACCGACTACGCCGAGCAGAGTCTCAAGGACCATTTCCAGTTACTCGTTCTGGATGGGGTCGGGCTCGCGGATAAGCGGCTGGCGGTTTCGGCGGCGGGGGCGATTCTGGCGTACCTGCGGGAGACGCAGAAGTCCGCTTTGGATCACCTGGATCGCCCGGCGTATTTCGACCGGGCCGGGGCCATGCTGCTGGACGCGGTGACGGTGCGGAATCTGGAACTGGTCGAGCCGATGTTCTCGGCCGATTTGGACGCCAAGCGGGATTCCACGCTGCTGAGTGTTCTGGATCTGACACAGACGGGCATGGGCGGGCGGCTGCTGCAGCGGCGCCTGCTGCGGCCGTCGTTGGACCGGGCGGAGATTGAGGCGCGGCTGGATGCGGTGGAGTGGCTGCGGTCGGCTACGGTGGAGCGGGCGAAGCTGCGCGAGGTGATGGGCGGGATGCTCGATGTCGAGCGGCTGCTGTCGCGGATTGCCGTGGGGACCGCGAATCCCCGGGATGCGCTGGGGTTGGGCCGGACTTTGGCTCGGATCCCGCTGCTGCGGCCGTTGCTGGAGAAGGCTACGGCGACGCTGCTGTCTGCGGTGCGCGAGCAGTTGGATGACGTGGCCGAGGTGCGGGACAAGATTCTGGCGGCGATTGCGGATGAGCCTCCGGTGACGTTGAACGACGGCGGCGTGGTGCGGGCCGGGTATAACGCGGAGCTGGACGAGCTGCGGAACCTGGCGAAGAACTCGCGGCAGATCATCGCGGCGATTGAGCTGCGTGAGCGGGAACGGACGGGCATCGGGTCGTTGAAGGTGCGGTTCAACAACGTCTTCGGGTTCTATATCGAGATCTCGAATGCGAACAAGCACCTGGCTCCGGCGGATTACGAGCGCAAGCAGACGCTGGTGAATGCGGAGCGGTTTACGACTCCGGAGTTGAAGGAGCTGGAGTCGAAGGTCCTGGATGCAGAGGACAAGGCGAACGAGCTGGAGCGGGCGATTTTCGCGGAAGTGAGGGCGGAGGCGGCGGCGCAGTCGGGGCGGATCCGGGCTACGGCGTCGGCGGTGGCGGAGATCGATTTCTATTGCTCGCTGGCGCAGGCGTCGCTGGATCACCGGTATACGCGGCCGAAATTTTCGGCGCAGTCGGGTGAGCTGAGGATTGCGGGCGGGCGGCATCCGGTGATCGAGCGGTTGACGGAGAAGGACGCGCAGCGGTTTATTCCGAACGACCTGTACCTGGACCAGGAGAAGAGCCGGATCGCGATCATCACGGGTCCGAATATGGGCGGCAAGTCGACGTACCTGCGGCAGGCGGCGCTGATTGCCGTGATGGCGCAGATGGGTTCGTTTGTACCGGCTACGGAGGCGGTGCTGCCTTTGGTGGACCGGGTGTTTACGCGCATTGGCGCGTCGGATAATTTGGCTCGCGGGCGCAGTACGTTCATGGTGGAGATGACCGAGACGGCTGTCATTCTGAACACGGCTACGTCGAATTCGCTGATCGTGCTGGATGAGATTGGGCGGGGGACCGCCACTTATGACGGGCTGTCTTTGGCTTGGGCTGTGATTGAGCATATCCATGAGCGGATCGGCGCCTATACATTGTTTGCGACGCATTACCACGAGCTGACGGAGCTGGCGGACAAGCTGGACGGGATCCGGAATTTGCATGTGTCGGTGAAGGAAGTGGGCGACCAGGTGATCTTCCTGCGGAAGGTGGAGCCCGGGAGCGCGGATAAAAGTTATGGCATTGAGGTGGCGCGGCTGGCCGCGCTGCCGATGGCGGTGATTGAACGGGCTCGGGAGATTCTGTCGCTGCACGAGAAGACGGAGCATAAGGTCAGTGAGCAGTTGGAGGGTCCGCGGCGGAAGAGTAAGCCGGAGCCGAGTTTCCAGATCCAGTTGTTTGAGCCGGTGGGGTATCAGATTGCGGAGCGGATTCGCGCGCTGGACATTGATAACCTGAAGCCGATTGAGGCGTTGCAGTTGCTGGCGGAGTTGAAGGCAGAGCTGAACGGGTAG
- a CDS encoding anhydro-N-acetylmuramic acid kinase gives MKEVRNGKPELVGKKNGAGMVCAGIMSGTSLDGIDVAVVRRSKTGVEMLAFHSVPYSADVRAALLNVSNCETHTREIARLNFLLAELYASAFLQTCKKGKIAVEDVEVIGCHGQTIFHEGTAVEYLGKKIACTLQIGDGNVLAARTGRTVVSDFRPADMAAGGKGAPLVPFVDYLLFHDDDLTRVALNIGGIANITWLPAGLGPEKVVAFDTGPGNMVVDQLVAHYTQGKLMFDRDGAIAEEGLVHPEIVAELLTDEYFSQRPPKTAGREQYGAEFVKALIGRGLSTEDTVATATYFTAAAIADGIARFADGEENPPAEVIVAGGGVHNKTLMRFLRAELPESEVSRSEVHGIDADAKEAVAFAVLASETLKGRTSNLPSATGAKRGAVLGKVCRG, from the coding sequence ATGAAAGAAGTTCGAAACGGGAAGCCGGAATTAGTGGGAAAGAAGAATGGGGCAGGGATGGTCTGCGCCGGGATCATGTCGGGCACGTCTTTGGACGGGATCGATGTGGCTGTCGTGCGGCGGTCGAAGACGGGCGTCGAGATGCTGGCGTTTCATTCCGTGCCTTATTCAGCCGATGTGCGGGCCGCGCTGCTGAACGTTTCGAATTGCGAGACGCATACGCGGGAGATTGCGCGGCTGAACTTCCTGCTGGCCGAGTTGTACGCCTCCGCGTTTCTGCAGACTTGCAAGAAGGGCAAGATCGCGGTAGAGGATGTCGAGGTGATCGGCTGTCACGGGCAGACGATATTCCACGAAGGCACCGCTGTCGAGTATCTGGGCAAGAAGATTGCTTGTACGCTGCAGATCGGCGATGGGAATGTCCTGGCGGCCCGCACCGGGCGGACGGTGGTGTCGGACTTCCGGCCGGCGGACATGGCGGCGGGCGGCAAAGGGGCTCCGCTGGTGCCGTTTGTCGATTACCTGCTGTTTCATGACGACGATTTGACTCGGGTGGCGTTGAATATCGGCGGGATCGCGAATATTACGTGGCTGCCGGCGGGGCTGGGTCCGGAGAAGGTGGTGGCGTTCGATACGGGTCCGGGGAATATGGTCGTTGACCAGTTGGTCGCACACTACACGCAAGGGAAGCTGATGTTCGACCGGGATGGGGCCATTGCCGAGGAAGGGCTGGTGCATCCGGAGATTGTCGCTGAGCTGCTGACGGATGAGTATTTCTCGCAGCGGCCTCCGAAGACCGCGGGCCGGGAGCAGTATGGGGCCGAGTTTGTGAAGGCGCTGATTGGACGGGGGCTGAGTACTGAGGATACGGTGGCGACGGCTACGTATTTCACGGCGGCGGCGATTGCTGACGGGATTGCGCGATTTGCGGATGGGGAAGAGAATCCGCCTGCCGAGGTGATTGTGGCCGGCGGCGGGGTACACAACAAGACGCTGATGCGGTTTTTGCGGGCGGAGCTGCCGGAGTCGGAGGTGTCGCGGAGCGAGGTGCACGGGATTGATGCGGATGCCAAGGAGGCGGTCGCGTTTGCCGTGCTGGCTTCGGAGACGCTGAAGGGGCGGACTTCCAATTTGCCTTCGGCTACGGGGGCGAAACGGGGGGCTGTGCTGGGGAAGGTTTGCCGGGGGTGA
- a CDS encoding FAD-dependent oxidoreductase yields the protein MTKATILLAGVNLFGAARTVQDVVVYGGTAAGVTAAVQAARMGKKVALVAPEKHVGGISVEGLGGSDIDNHDFRNSIAVGGLALEFYTRVGQKYGKPKPVWRFEPHVAEAVFEDMLEQNHVPVFRARRLKEPLPSAVVWDEGKRLKAIVTESGEVFEGRQFIDASIEGDLLFAAGVETVIGRESNSKYGEKMNGIRAVNDYRQFPVRVDPYKVPGVASSGLIATIQDEEFGVPGSGDARVQGYCFRLCLTRRPENRLAISQPAHYDPAQYEIYRRYAKAGGHLFAPQENVPNGKTDLGSWHDLSANLYGMNSAYPGGSYAVRAQVYQQHLEFTWGLLYFLAHDAGLPESVRAAWRAWGLCKDEFTDNGGWPRQIYVRDARRMVSDYVLTEAHTRRVNAPLVEDGVAVAYWPPDVHHVRRIVKDGAAYNEGFVFGGQEWGPFSIPYRALTPRRREAVNLLAAACPSSSHVAYGAVRLEWTFMALGQAAGVAAALADGAVQDVPYPRLRRVLVEAGAVVSVQGVTGLAH from the coding sequence TTGACGAAAGCAACAATATTACTTGCCGGTGTCAACTTGTTTGGCGCCGCGCGAACGGTGCAGGATGTGGTCGTTTACGGTGGGACAGCCGCGGGAGTCACCGCGGCTGTCCAGGCCGCCCGGATGGGCAAGAAAGTGGCCCTGGTCGCTCCGGAGAAACATGTCGGGGGGATCTCGGTGGAGGGCCTCGGCGGATCGGATATCGATAATCACGACTTCCGAAACAGTATAGCCGTGGGCGGATTGGCGCTCGAATTTTACACGCGAGTCGGCCAGAAGTATGGGAAGCCGAAGCCGGTGTGGCGGTTTGAGCCGCATGTGGCCGAGGCGGTGTTCGAGGACATGTTGGAACAGAATCATGTCCCGGTGTTTCGGGCCCGGCGGCTGAAGGAGCCGCTCCCCTCGGCCGTGGTTTGGGACGAGGGCAAGAGGTTGAAGGCGATCGTGACGGAGTCGGGCGAGGTGTTCGAGGGGCGGCAGTTCATCGACGCTTCGATTGAAGGCGACCTGCTGTTCGCGGCGGGAGTGGAGACGGTGATCGGCCGGGAGTCGAACTCGAAGTATGGGGAGAAGATGAACGGGATCCGGGCGGTGAACGATTACCGGCAGTTTCCGGTGCGGGTGGATCCTTACAAGGTACCCGGGGTGGCTTCGAGCGGGTTGATTGCAACAATCCAGGATGAGGAGTTCGGGGTGCCGGGCTCTGGCGATGCCCGGGTGCAGGGGTACTGCTTTCGGTTGTGCTTGACGCGGCGGCCGGAGAACCGGCTCGCGATCAGTCAGCCGGCCCACTATGATCCTGCGCAGTATGAGATCTACCGGCGGTATGCGAAGGCGGGTGGGCATCTGTTTGCCCCGCAGGAGAACGTGCCGAATGGGAAGACGGACCTGGGGTCGTGGCACGACCTTTCGGCGAATCTGTATGGGATGAACTCTGCGTATCCGGGCGGGTCGTATGCGGTGCGGGCGCAGGTGTATCAGCAGCACCTGGAGTTTACGTGGGGACTGCTGTACTTTCTTGCGCACGATGCGGGGCTGCCGGAGAGTGTGCGGGCGGCCTGGCGGGCGTGGGGTCTGTGCAAGGACGAGTTCACCGATAACGGGGGGTGGCCGCGGCAGATCTATGTGCGGGATGCGCGGCGGATGGTCTCTGATTATGTGTTGACGGAGGCGCATACGCGGCGGGTGAATGCTCCGCTGGTGGAGGATGGGGTGGCGGTGGCGTATTGGCCTCCGGATGTACACCATGTGCGGCGGATTGTGAAGGATGGGGCGGCTTATAACGAAGGGTTTGTGTTTGGCGGGCAGGAGTGGGGGCCGTTCAGTATTCCGTACCGGGCTTTGACGCCGAGACGGCGGGAGGCGGTGAATCTGCTGGCGGCTGCGTGTCCGTCGTCGTCGCATGTGGCGTACGGGGCGGTGCGGTTGGAGTGGACGTTCATGGCGCTGGGGCAGGCGGCGGGGGTGGCGGCGGCGTTGGCGGACGGGGCTGTGCAGGATGTGCCGTATCCCCGGTTGAGACGGGTTTTGGTGGAGGCCGGGGCGGTGGTGTCGGTGCAGGGGGTGACGGGGTTGGCTCATTGA
- a CDS encoding Glu/Leu/Phe/Val family dehydrogenase — protein sequence MILEATKPDSDAALDREFNPWLAAEARFNEAALLLGLDDGLQKVLRSPALEMTVHIPVQLDDGRLEVFTGYRVQHSLARGPAKGGIRFAPDVTLDEVKALASWMTWKCAVVNIPFGGGKGGVICDPAILSQNELERITRRYTAELIDIIGPERDVPAPDMNTNEQTMAWIMDTYSMHKRTTVTAVVTGKPLNLGGSRGRVEATGRGCLFVTLQALRKFRMDPAQTKVVVQGFGNVGGKAAKLMHKAGMKVISIIEWDGALYNSNGIDPEALMKYKQATGTVVGYPEAEAIDKHEAMFLECDVLVPAAKENVIHSGNAARIKAKILCEGANGPTTAVADKILEEKGIFVIPDILANAGGVTVSYFEWVQDRQGFFWNEQLVNGRLEEIMVNSFKDVVDYGERHKVHNRAAAYMLALDRVAFAIKLRGIYA from the coding sequence ATGATCCTCGAAGCCACGAAACCTGACAGCGATGCCGCTCTCGACCGGGAGTTTAACCCCTGGCTCGCTGCCGAGGCCCGCTTCAATGAAGCCGCCCTGTTGCTCGGCTTGGACGATGGTCTCCAGAAGGTGCTGCGTTCCCCAGCCCTGGAGATGACTGTCCATATTCCTGTCCAACTCGATGACGGCCGTTTAGAAGTTTTTACTGGATATCGTGTTCAGCATTCGCTGGCCCGCGGGCCGGCCAAAGGTGGGATCCGCTTCGCTCCCGATGTGACTCTGGACGAAGTCAAGGCGCTGGCGTCCTGGATGACGTGGAAGTGCGCCGTGGTGAACATCCCGTTTGGCGGCGGCAAGGGGGGTGTGATTTGCGACCCCGCGATCCTGTCCCAGAACGAACTGGAACGGATCACCCGGCGCTACACGGCTGAGCTGATCGACATCATTGGGCCGGAGCGCGATGTGCCGGCTCCGGACATGAATACGAATGAACAGACGATGGCTTGGATCATGGACACCTACTCCATGCACAAGCGGACGACGGTGACGGCCGTGGTGACCGGCAAGCCCCTGAACCTGGGTGGCTCGCGGGGCCGGGTGGAGGCGACCGGACGGGGTTGCCTGTTCGTCACGTTGCAGGCGCTGCGGAAGTTCCGGATGGATCCGGCGCAGACGAAGGTCGTTGTGCAGGGCTTCGGCAATGTGGGCGGCAAGGCCGCGAAGCTGATGCACAAGGCCGGCATGAAGGTGATCTCCATCATCGAGTGGGACGGCGCGCTGTACAACTCGAACGGGATCGATCCGGAAGCGCTGATGAAGTATAAGCAGGCGACGGGCACGGTGGTCGGGTATCCCGAGGCGGAGGCGATCGACAAGCACGAGGCGATGTTCCTGGAGTGCGATGTGCTGGTGCCGGCGGCCAAGGAGAATGTGATTCACTCGGGCAACGCCGCGAGGATCAAGGCCAAGATTCTTTGCGAGGGCGCGAACGGGCCGACGACGGCCGTGGCGGATAAGATCCTGGAAGAGAAGGGGATTTTTGTGATCCCTGACATTCTGGCGAATGCCGGCGGGGTCACCGTTTCCTATTTCGAATGGGTACAGGACCGGCAGGGCTTCTTCTGGAACGAGCAACTGGTGAACGGGCGGCTGGAGGAGATCATGGTGAACTCCTTTAAGGATGTCGTGGATTACGGGGAGCGCCACAAGGTGCACAACCGGGCCGCGGCGTACATGCTGGCGTTGGACCGGGTGGCGTTTGCGATCAAGCTGCGCGGGATTTACGCCTAG
- a CDS encoding TonB-dependent receptor: protein MRFRTLSVTALLAFSLALSALAQNAQITGMVKDPTDAPVAGATVNIIATDTGTSRLVVTSSEGYYTAPLLPRGRYEVVVEMKGFKGSRNKDLLLEEGQSLRLDIRLEMGQVSETVEVVASAGLLSTETTSVSTVVPNQRVVDLPLSGRNPLLLANLVPGVRPVGSFGGMTVSSFDGSRVSIAGGAPSTNNFMVDGVAAENFASGGIQITLSPDATEEFRVITRNPSAEYGRTGGGIANFVSKAGTNDWHGSAFEFLKNKQLNANSFFSNYAGAKRAPFVFNQYGATLGGPVRKDQTFFFFNWEKVAQRGQDQTFRTVPTDLQRKGDFSQTLDAAGRQVQIYDPLTTVPNPAKPGSYLRSPLPGNAIPANRINAVAAAVSSYYPASNTAGNAFTRTNNFFGQASAPVDKDVYGVRVDHNFNQSRRIFGRYTYDKTFRGSSNFYDNVAETNTSDLPFKRNSAVLSYIETLRPTLLLETRVGLNRYFTPRVTRSYGFDVTKLSMNAIVNSQMQLPVFPSFSVGDMSGLGAAADDHLIQANDSYTAAGSVTWIRSAHNLKFGTEFRTYRANNNQMCGSILALGFGRGFTQGSDPNATATNAGFGYASFLLGDASSGGLTRCPTVTYQVPYGAVYAQDDWKVTPRITLNLGLRYEVEGALTDRYNAMSMWDPTASYSSGGVNMTGGLVYPGVNGLGRGNRQVSYKDFEPRLGLSYQLFKKTVLRASYGILHLPTTGVIIRVGQSGFSASSSMVTSVDGGFTPTGNIANPFPDGINLPSGSSQGLLTGIGTSIGGNLLNLQRGYSQQWNFNVQQELGGGWIVELGYMGNRGVSLPANRTFHYLPQSTLSQGTALQQLVPNPFAAIVKTGPLAQANVTRATLLNYYPQFSGSSGLDSWADSIYHAATMRLEKRFSHGLSLLASYTFSKLIDNNLGNGVNGFADGGDNGVQNWDNLRAERAVSTSDLPQRLVMTASYELPFLKDSKGLAKAVLGGWQLNPIVTLQSGNVISVTANAPAFGGGRPDLIGDPSVSNPNIDNWLNKAAFAPIQPFTFGNAPRNLPTVRTDGMQNIDLSVLKNFRLKERYKVQFRAEFFNLTNTPTFGNPTANISSGSFGTIRSLATNTGPRNIQLALKFLF, encoded by the coding sequence ATGCGCTTCAGGACACTGTCTGTCACGGCGTTGCTTGCCTTCTCGCTGGCCCTGTCAGCCCTGGCACAGAACGCCCAAATTACTGGAATGGTGAAGGATCCGACCGATGCCCCCGTCGCCGGAGCCACCGTCAATATCATCGCCACCGATACCGGGACGTCACGCCTGGTCGTGACGAGCTCCGAGGGGTACTACACCGCTCCGCTGCTGCCGCGCGGCCGGTACGAAGTAGTGGTTGAGATGAAAGGCTTCAAAGGCTCAAGAAATAAGGACTTGTTATTAGAGGAAGGCCAGTCGCTCCGCCTCGATATCCGGCTGGAGATGGGCCAGGTGAGCGAGACGGTGGAGGTGGTCGCGTCAGCCGGATTGCTGAGCACGGAGACTACCTCGGTATCGACGGTTGTCCCCAACCAGCGCGTGGTCGATCTGCCGCTGAGCGGCCGCAACCCCTTGCTGCTGGCGAACTTAGTGCCCGGTGTGCGACCGGTCGGGTCGTTTGGCGGCATGACCGTTTCGAGCTTCGACGGCTCCCGGGTATCGATCGCCGGAGGCGCCCCCAGTACCAACAACTTCATGGTGGATGGAGTCGCGGCAGAGAACTTTGCCTCGGGCGGCATCCAGATTACTCTCTCACCGGATGCCACGGAAGAGTTCCGCGTCATCACGCGCAACCCCAGCGCCGAGTATGGCCGGACGGGCGGCGGCATCGCCAATTTCGTCAGCAAGGCGGGTACGAACGACTGGCACGGTTCGGCCTTTGAGTTCCTGAAAAATAAGCAGTTAAACGCCAACAGCTTCTTCAGCAACTACGCCGGGGCGAAGCGCGCTCCGTTCGTCTTCAACCAGTACGGCGCCACGCTGGGCGGGCCAGTCAGGAAAGACCAGACGTTCTTCTTCTTCAACTGGGAGAAGGTCGCCCAGCGCGGCCAGGACCAGACCTTCCGCACGGTTCCGACCGACCTGCAACGCAAGGGCGACTTCAGCCAGACGTTGGACGCCGCGGGCCGGCAGGTGCAGATCTACGATCCCCTGACGACCGTTCCCAATCCGGCCAAGCCGGGCTCGTACCTGCGCAGCCCGCTGCCCGGCAATGCGATTCCGGCCAATCGAATCAACGCGGTAGCGGCCGCCGTGTCCTCCTACTATCCAGCCTCTAATACGGCAGGCAACGCTTTCACCCGGACCAACAACTTCTTCGGCCAGGCCTCGGCGCCGGTCGATAAAGACGTTTATGGAGTGCGAGTCGATCATAACTTCAACCAGAGCCGCCGCATCTTCGGGCGCTATACCTATGACAAGACGTTCCGGGGCTCCTCCAACTTCTATGACAACGTGGCGGAGACCAACACGAGCGACCTGCCGTTCAAGCGCAACAGCGCTGTTCTCAGCTACATAGAGACGCTGCGGCCGACCCTGCTGCTGGAGACCCGCGTGGGTTTGAATCGCTACTTCACGCCGCGCGTGACGCGCAGCTACGGCTTTGATGTCACCAAGCTCTCGATGAATGCTATCGTCAACAGCCAGATGCAGTTACCGGTCTTCCCCAGTTTCAGTGTCGGCGACATGAGCGGGCTCGGCGCGGCCGCGGACGATCACCTGATCCAGGCTAACGATTCCTACACGGCGGCGGGGTCGGTCACGTGGATCCGCTCGGCGCATAACCTCAAATTTGGCACGGAGTTCCGGACCTATCGCGCCAACAACAACCAGATGTGCGGCTCGATTCTGGCGCTGGGTTTTGGGCGTGGGTTCACGCAGGGCTCCGACCCGAATGCGACGGCCACGAATGCCGGCTTCGGGTATGCCTCGTTCCTGCTGGGCGACGCCAGCAGCGGCGGGTTAACCCGTTGCCCGACTGTCACTTACCAAGTTCCTTACGGCGCTGTCTACGCGCAGGACGATTGGAAGGTGACTCCGCGTATCACCTTAAACCTTGGCTTGAGGTATGAGGTGGAAGGTGCTCTCACTGATCGATATAATGCGATGTCCATGTGGGATCCGACGGCCTCGTACTCCAGCGGCGGTGTGAACATGACCGGCGGCCTGGTCTATCCGGGTGTCAACGGCTTGGGCCGGGGCAACCGCCAGGTGTCGTACAAGGACTTCGAGCCGCGCCTAGGCCTTTCGTATCAACTGTTTAAGAAAACGGTGCTGCGCGCCAGCTACGGCATCCTGCACCTGCCCACGACCGGTGTGATCATTCGCGTGGGCCAGAGCGGCTTCTCGGCCAGTTCGTCGATGGTGACCTCGGTGGATGGCGGCTTTACGCCGACAGGCAACATCGCCAATCCGTTTCCGGATGGCATCAACCTGCCCAGCGGGTCGTCGCAGGGTCTTCTGACCGGGATCGGCACGAGCATCGGCGGCAACCTGTTGAATCTACAGCGCGGGTACAGCCAACAGTGGAACTTCAACGTGCAGCAGGAGCTGGGCGGAGGCTGGATTGTGGAGCTGGGGTACATGGGCAACCGGGGCGTCTCGTTGCCGGCCAACAGGACGTTTCACTACCTGCCGCAGTCGACGCTGTCGCAGGGTACTGCGCTGCAGCAGTTGGTGCCTAACCCCTTTGCTGCCATCGTGAAAACGGGTCCGCTGGCGCAGGCGAACGTGACCCGGGCGACGCTGTTGAACTACTATCCGCAGTTCAGCGGCTCCAGCGGTTTGGACTCGTGGGCCGATTCGATCTACCACGCCGCGACGATGCGGCTGGAGAAGCGTTTCTCGCACGGGTTGTCGCTGCTGGCTTCGTACACCTTCTCGAAGCTCATCGACAACAATCTGGGCAATGGAGTCAACGGCTTCGCCGATGGTGGGGACAACGGCGTGCAGAACTGGGACAACCTGCGGGCGGAGCGCGCGGTGTCGACCTCCGATCTGCCGCAACGCCTTGTGATGACAGCGAGTTACGAGCTGCCGTTCCTGAAGGATTCGAAGGGGCTCGCGAAGGCGGTGCTCGGCGGGTGGCAGCTCAACCCGATCGTCACGCTGCAAAGCGGCAACGTGATTTCGGTGACGGCGAATGCTCCGGCGTTCGGCGGCGGGCGGCCTGATCTGATTGGAGATCCGTCAGTTAGCAATCCAAACATCGACAATTGGTTGAACAAGGCGGCGTTCGCTCCGATCCAGCCGTTTACGTTTGGGAATGCTCCGCGCAATCTCCCGACCGTGCGGACCGACGGCATGCAGAACATTGACCTTTCGGTGCTGAAGAACTTCCGGTTGAAAGAGCGCTACAAGGTACAGTTCCGGGCAGAGTTCTTTAACCTGACGAACACGCCCACATTCGGCAATCCGACGGCGAACATCAGTTCGGGTAGCTTCGGGACGATCCGGTCGTTGGCGACGAATACGGGTCCGCGGAACATCCAGTTGGCGTTGAAGTTCCTCTTCTAG